The Diaphorobacter ruginosibacter genome contains a region encoding:
- the recG gene encoding ATP-dependent DNA helicase RecG gives MPEPRSGPRTAELSVPQKAMHKLGLIRDIDLALHLPHRYEDETRITPIRNARDGESVQIEGTVVASEIQMRPRRQLVVRLDDGTGECELRFFSFYPSHQKTLAVGQRIRARGDVKGGFWGRQMLHPVFRKAEGELPAALTPVYPTVAQLPQAYLRRAVASALRRVDLTETLGEALDRPPVALRGGKGFEPLWSLRDALFFLHHPTPDVALVTLEDHTHPAWQRLKAEELLAQQISQLEAKRERARLRSPELKPTPDSSALHEQLLAVLPFDLTAAQRRVCAEIFGDLARSIPMHRLLQGDVGSGKTVVAAMAAAVCMDAGWQCALMAPTEILAEQHFAKLIGWIEPLLASRGRRVAWLAGGQKKKERTQMLAMIESGEAALVVGTHAVIQEQVRFRNLALAVIDEQHRFGVAQRLALRQKLKDRGLEPHMLMMSATPIPRTLAMSYFADLDVSTIDELPPGRTPIVTKVISDSRKDQVIERIAAQVAEGRQVYWVCPLIEESEALDLSNATATHLDLSEALPGVTVGLLHSRMPSAEKKAVMQQFKEGSMGVLVSTTVIEVGVDVPNASLMVIEHAERFGLSQLHQLRGRVGRGAAASACVLLYSTGESGRLAETARERLKAMAETNDGFEIARRDLDIRGPGELLGARQSGDSLLRFADLALDSDLLDWARSVAPKMLDQYPMLAKQHVARWLGSKSDFLKA, from the coding sequence ATGCCAGAGCCCCGATCCGGCCCCCGTACTGCTGAATTGAGCGTGCCGCAAAAGGCGATGCACAAGCTCGGGCTCATTCGTGACATCGACCTGGCACTGCACCTGCCCCATCGCTACGAGGATGAGACCCGCATCACGCCGATCCGCAACGCGCGCGACGGCGAGTCGGTGCAGATCGAGGGCACGGTGGTCGCGAGCGAGATCCAGATGCGCCCGCGCAGGCAGCTCGTGGTGCGCCTGGATGACGGCACCGGGGAGTGCGAGCTGCGATTCTTCAGCTTCTACCCCTCGCACCAGAAGACGCTGGCCGTGGGGCAGCGCATACGCGCGCGCGGTGACGTGAAGGGCGGCTTCTGGGGGCGGCAGATGCTGCACCCGGTGTTCCGCAAGGCCGAGGGCGAGTTGCCCGCCGCGCTCACGCCGGTCTATCCCACTGTCGCGCAACTACCCCAGGCCTACCTGCGCCGCGCGGTGGCCAGCGCCCTGCGGCGCGTGGACCTGACGGAGACACTGGGCGAGGCACTTGATCGTCCGCCAGTGGCCCTGCGCGGCGGCAAGGGCTTCGAGCCGCTGTGGAGCCTGCGCGATGCACTGTTCTTCCTGCATCACCCCACGCCCGATGTGGCGCTGGTCACGCTGGAGGACCACACCCACCCGGCGTGGCAGCGGTTGAAGGCCGAGGAATTGCTGGCGCAGCAGATCTCGCAGCTCGAAGCCAAAAGAGAGCGCGCGCGTTTGCGCTCGCCCGAACTCAAGCCCACGCCGGATTCGAGCGCGCTGCATGAGCAGCTGCTGGCCGTGCTGCCCTTCGACCTGACCGCCGCACAGCGCCGCGTCTGTGCCGAGATCTTTGGTGACCTGGCGCGCAGCATTCCCATGCACAGGCTGCTCCAGGGCGACGTTGGTTCGGGCAAGACCGTGGTTGCGGCCATGGCTGCGGCCGTCTGCATGGATGCGGGCTGGCAGTGCGCGCTGATGGCGCCGACGGAAATCCTCGCCGAGCAGCACTTCGCCAAGCTCATCGGCTGGATCGAGCCCCTGCTGGCATCTCGCGGCAGGCGCGTGGCGTGGCTTGCCGGCGGGCAGAAGAAGAAAGAACGCACTCAGATGCTCGCAATGATCGAGAGTGGCGAAGCCGCCCTGGTTGTTGGTACACATGCGGTCATTCAGGAGCAGGTGCGCTTCCGCAACCTGGCGCTTGCCGTGATCGACGAACAGCACCGGTTCGGCGTGGCGCAGCGGCTGGCCTTGCGGCAGAAGCTCAAGGACCGGGGGCTGGAGCCGCACATGCTGATGATGAGTGCAACTCCTATTCCAAGGACGCTGGCGATGAGCTACTTTGCTGACCTTGATGTCTCGACCATCGACGAGCTGCCGCCGGGCCGTACGCCGATCGTCACCAAGGTGATATCCGACAGCCGCAAGGACCAGGTGATCGAGCGCATTGCCGCACAGGTGGCCGAAGGCCGCCAGGTCTACTGGGTCTGTCCGTTGATCGAGGAGAGCGAGGCGCTCGACCTCTCCAATGCGACGGCCACCCACCTGGATCTCAGCGAAGCCCTGCCGGGGGTCACCGTGGGGCTGCTGCACTCGCGCATGCCGTCGGCAGAGAAGAAAGCTGTCATGCAACAGTTCAAGGAGGGTAGTATGGGTGTGCTCGTCAGCACCACGGTGATCGAGGTGGGCGTGGACGTGCCCAATGCGTCGTTGATGGTGATCGAGCACGCGGAGCGATTCGGGCTTTCCCAACTGCATCAACTGAGGGGACGCGTGGGACGTGGAGCAGCTGCGTCGGCGTGTGTGTTACTTTATTCAACAGGTGAAAGCGGTCGTTTGGCCGAAACTGCGCGCGAGCGTCTCAAGGCGATGGCCGAAACCAATGATGGTTTCGAGATCGCGAGACGGGACCTGGATATACGCGGACCGGGCGAACTGTTGGGCGCACGCCAATCTGGTGACTCTTTGTTACGATTTGCTGATTTAGCGTTGGATTCAGATTTGTTGGACTGGGCTAGGTCGGTTGCGCCCAAAATGCTGGATCAATATCCGATGTTGGCCAAGCAGCACGTGGCGCGCTGGTTAGGGAGCAAATCTGATTTTTTGAAGGCGTAG
- a CDS encoding LysR substrate-binding domain-containing protein, which translates to MTLTELKYIVAVAREKHFGRAADACYVSQPTLSVAVKKLEDELEIKLFERSAGDVSVTPLGEQIVRQAQSVLEQAAAIKEIAKRGKDPLAGALTLGVIYTVGPYLLPELVRHAIARTPQMPLMLQENFTAKLLEMLRTGEIDCAIMAEPFPDTGLALAPLYDEPFMAAVPASHPLAEKPYVSASELKNETMLLLGAGHCFRDHVLEVCPEFARYASNSEGIRRTFEGSSLETIKHMVSAGMGVTLVPRLSVPRDALITTSRRRKSDDAHIRYLPIKEEDGSGPPMRRVVLAWRRSFTRYEAIAALRNAVFACELPGVTRLS; encoded by the coding sequence ATGACCCTCACAGAACTCAAATATATCGTCGCAGTCGCCCGGGAGAAGCACTTTGGTCGTGCGGCCGACGCTTGCTATGTCTCCCAGCCCACCCTGTCCGTCGCAGTCAAGAAACTCGAAGACGAACTGGAAATCAAGCTGTTCGAGCGCAGCGCCGGCGATGTCTCCGTCACCCCCCTGGGTGAACAGATCGTCCGTCAGGCGCAAAGCGTGCTGGAACAGGCCGCCGCCATCAAGGAAATCGCCAAGCGTGGCAAGGACCCGCTCGCCGGTGCCCTGACCCTCGGCGTGATCTATACCGTCGGTCCCTACCTGCTTCCCGAACTGGTGCGCCACGCGATCGCCCGCACACCCCAGATGCCGCTGATGCTGCAGGAAAACTTCACCGCCAAGCTGTTGGAAATGCTGCGTACCGGTGAAATCGACTGCGCGATCATGGCAGAGCCCTTCCCCGACACGGGGCTGGCCTTGGCGCCGCTGTACGACGAGCCCTTCATGGCCGCCGTGCCTGCAAGCCATCCCCTGGCCGAAAAGCCCTATGTGTCCGCCTCCGAACTCAAGAACGAAACCATGCTGCTGCTGGGCGCGGGCCATTGCTTCCGCGACCATGTGCTGGAAGTCTGCCCCGAGTTCGCCCGCTATGCGAGCAATTCCGAAGGCATTCGCCGCACGTTCGAAGGCTCGTCGCTCGAAACCATCAAGCACATGGTGTCGGCGGGCATGGGCGTGACCCTGGTTCCGCGCCTGTCGGTGCCCCGCGATGCGCTCATCACCACATCGCGCCGCCGCAAGAGCGACGACGCACACATCCGCTACCTGCCGATCAAGGAAGAGGACGGCAGCGGCCCACCGATGCGCCGCGTCGTGCTGGCATGGCGCCGCAGCTTCACACGCTACGAGGCCATCGCCGCGCTGCGCAATGCCGTGTTCGCATGCGAGCTGCCTGGAGTGACCCGCCTCTCCTGA
- the ubiA gene encoding 4-hydroxybenzoate octaprenyltransferase has protein sequence MSVPAKRSRLSLYLDLIRWNRPAGWLVLVWPTLVALWVAADGFPGWHLLTVFVLGTVLMRSAGCCINDIADRDFDRHVKRTTQRPITSGQISVFEAAMVGVVLALASLALVLTTRWEAVAWSVPAVLFTILYPFTKRFFAMPQAFLGIAFNFGIVIAFAAVTGEVPGTAWLLWTANMFMVLAYDTEYAMVDRDDDLKIGMKTSAITLGRFDVAGIMLFFVLCWALTAAAIAPRGLGWPFWLGMGIAAAQMAWHYTLIRQRTREGCFVAFSKAHWMGVAIFAGVVSGFALR, from the coding sequence ATGTCTGTCCCCGCAAAGCGCTCGCGCCTGTCCCTGTATCTCGACCTGATCCGCTGGAACCGCCCGGCGGGTTGGCTGGTTCTGGTGTGGCCCACGCTGGTGGCGCTCTGGGTGGCTGCCGACGGGTTTCCGGGATGGCATCTGCTGACCGTCTTTGTGCTGGGCACCGTGCTGATGCGCAGTGCCGGCTGCTGCATCAACGACATTGCCGACCGGGACTTCGACCGGCACGTCAAGCGCACCACCCAGCGACCGATCACGAGCGGTCAGATCTCGGTGTTCGAGGCCGCCATGGTGGGCGTGGTGCTGGCGCTCGCGTCGCTGGCTCTGGTGCTCACCACGCGCTGGGAGGCGGTGGCCTGGTCGGTGCCGGCCGTGCTGTTCACCATCCTCTATCCGTTCACCAAGCGGTTTTTTGCCATGCCGCAGGCCTTCCTGGGCATTGCGTTCAATTTCGGCATCGTGATCGCGTTCGCTGCGGTGACCGGCGAGGTGCCCGGTACGGCATGGCTGCTGTGGACGGCCAACATGTTCATGGTGCTGGCCTACGACACCGAGTATGCGATGGTGGATCGTGACGATGACCTCAAGATCGGCATGAAGACCTCGGCGATCACGCTGGGCCGTTTCGACGTGGCGGGCATCATGCTGTTCTTCGTGCTGTGCTGGGCGCTCACCGCGGCGGCCATCGCCCCCCGGGGACTCGGCTGGCCTTTCTGGCTGGGCATGGGCATCGCGGCCGCACAGATGGCGTGGCACTACACCCTCATCCGCCAGCGCACGCGCGAGGGGTGCTTTGTCGCGTTCAGCAAAGCCCATTGGATGGGCGTGGCGATCTTTGCCGGCGTAGTGTCGGGATTTGCATTGCGCTGA
- the ygiD gene encoding 4,5-DOPA dioxygenase extradiol: MTTSLLHSADSLAASAGLASLAPSPRMPVLFLGHGSPMNAIEDNAYHRSWQQLGQSLIAQYGKPQLVLCVSAHWLTRDDWQLTGMEFPRTIHDFGGFPPELFAQQYPAPGAPAAALELAQWLNAPQADRPVLVDALEWGLDHGTWGVLKPMFPDADIPVMQLSLVYRRSPQEHFAFGQQLRTLRERGVLIVGSGNIVHNLRALANTESPLQTYDWSQEFDDFVTRQIEQGDLGALARFQDLGRVAQMAHPTHDHFLPLLHAAGAVHDGETPRFFNADFQMASISMRSVIWGA; this comes from the coding sequence ATGACCACATCATTGCTTCACTCCGCTGATTCATTGGCCGCGTCCGCAGGGCTTGCCTCGCTTGCGCCCTCGCCGCGCATGCCGGTGCTGTTCCTTGGCCACGGCAGTCCGATGAACGCGATCGAGGACAACGCCTATCACCGCAGCTGGCAGCAGCTCGGACAATCGCTCATAGCCCAGTACGGCAAGCCCCAGCTCGTGCTGTGTGTTTCCGCCCACTGGCTCACGCGGGACGACTGGCAGCTCACGGGAATGGAGTTCCCACGCACCATCCATGACTTCGGAGGCTTCCCGCCGGAGCTGTTCGCGCAACAATACCCGGCACCCGGTGCACCGGCGGCGGCGCTCGAACTGGCGCAGTGGCTCAACGCGCCGCAGGCCGACAGGCCGGTGCTGGTGGACGCCCTCGAATGGGGGCTCGATCACGGCACATGGGGCGTGCTCAAGCCGATGTTTCCCGACGCCGACATTCCGGTGATGCAGCTCAGCCTGGTCTACCGCCGCTCGCCGCAAGAGCATTTCGCGTTCGGGCAGCAACTGCGCACCCTGCGCGAGCGCGGCGTGCTCATCGTGGGGAGCGGCAACATCGTGCACAACCTGCGCGCGCTGGCGAATACCGAATCGCCGCTGCAGACCTATGACTGGTCGCAGGAGTTCGACGATTTCGTCACCAGGCAGATCGAACAGGGCGATCTCGGCGCGCTCGCGCGCTTTCAGGATCTGGGCCGGGTGGCCCAGATGGCGCACCCCACGCATGATCATTTCCTGCCATTGCTGCACGCGGCGGGGGCCGTGCATGACGGTGAAACGCCGCGTTTCTTCAACGCCGATTTCCAGATGGCCTCGATTTCGATGCGCTCGGTGATCTGGGGCGCATAG
- a CDS encoding tetratricopeptide repeat protein, whose product MQSLIDQFIEADNYEDWGSAMQIAEQAVFQYPNDAGAWALRARAHWRLGDTQAADADVSRALSIDPQCGLAIATQAGRVFDEGDARTSARMLDDAIKRVPPHANLHIARGFQRMQTGDHRGAIQDFKRAIELAPNYQRSYVNTASLLTETGHADEALEFWDQAARTAPGNGQLAYNAGTAHFQAEHYDRALAHLDRARQLLGERNDVQMNRASALQRLGRHQEAIDEWLSLYQREPDWDWVLRGLAESYYRLGDLENARRYSTELDRVDGRRAGAVKLGWLLFHDKRSEELIAHVQPLLTTEPMHPEFGQMMGMSLRRLERHDEALDWMERNVAQNPQYHYARGDLAKLLSEIYARHDEALAHIQTAMSLGPDSSFYSDVHAEILERINGPKKSASKGGFFRRLFGG is encoded by the coding sequence ATGCAGTCATTGATTGACCAGTTCATCGAAGCCGACAACTACGAGGATTGGGGCAGCGCGATGCAAATCGCTGAGCAGGCGGTGTTCCAGTATCCGAACGATGCCGGTGCGTGGGCCCTGCGCGCGCGGGCACACTGGCGCCTGGGAGATACGCAGGCGGCGGATGCCGACGTGTCCCGTGCGCTGTCGATCGACCCGCAATGCGGACTTGCCATTGCCACGCAGGCGGGGCGCGTGTTTGACGAGGGGGATGCGCGTACATCCGCCAGGATGCTGGACGATGCGATCAAGCGTGTTCCGCCCCACGCCAATTTGCACATCGCGCGCGGCTTCCAGCGCATGCAGACGGGCGATCACCGGGGCGCGATACAAGACTTCAAGCGCGCCATCGAGCTGGCGCCCAACTACCAGCGCAGCTATGTCAACACGGCCAGCCTGCTGACGGAGACGGGCCACGCTGACGAAGCCCTGGAGTTCTGGGACCAGGCAGCAAGGACTGCCCCCGGCAACGGCCAGCTGGCCTACAACGCGGGCACGGCACACTTTCAAGCCGAGCACTATGACCGCGCCTTGGCGCACCTGGATCGCGCGCGCCAGCTCCTGGGCGAGCGCAACGACGTGCAGATGAACCGCGCCAGTGCCCTGCAAAGGCTGGGCAGGCATCAGGAGGCCATCGACGAATGGCTCAGCCTGTACCAGCGTGAGCCTGACTGGGACTGGGTGCTGCGAGGCCTTGCCGAGAGCTACTACCGCCTGGGCGACCTGGAGAACGCGCGCCGCTACAGCACGGAACTGGATCGCGTGGATGGCCGCAGGGCCGGCGCCGTGAAGCTGGGCTGGCTCCTGTTCCATGACAAGCGCAGCGAAGAACTGATCGCGCATGTGCAGCCGCTGCTCACCACCGAGCCGATGCACCCCGAGTTCGGGCAGATGATGGGCATGTCCCTGCGCAGACTGGAGCGCCATGACGAGGCACTCGACTGGATGGAGCGCAACGTGGCGCAGAACCCGCAATACCACTATGCAAGAGGCGATCTCGCCAAGCTCCTCTCCGAAATCTACGCACGCCACGACGAGGCACTCGCCCACATACAGACCGCCATGTCGCTCGGGCCCGACAGCAGCTTCTACTCGGATGTTCACGCGGAGATCCTGGAGCGCATCAATGGCCCGAAGAAATCCGCCTCCAAGGGCGGATTCTTCAGGCGCCTGTTCGGCGGCTGA